A part of Myxococcus landrumus genomic DNA contains:
- a CDS encoding SRPBCC family protein: protein MSHRGEDEFGTVSAPETVRIERVLPGPVERVWEYLTDSEKRGKWLAAGEMELRVGGRVELRFFHSGLSHEPVPERYAVMREGHVHTGRVTRCEPPYLLAYTWAEQTGAPSEVTFELSARGEEVVLVLTHRRLATRADRVSVASGWDAHLGILEDVLTGRAPRGFWSTHARREAEYEERLPRD, encoded by the coding sequence ATGAGTCACCGTGGGGAGGATGAGTTCGGCACGGTGAGCGCGCCGGAGACGGTGCGCATCGAGCGTGTGCTCCCGGGTCCCGTGGAGCGTGTCTGGGAGTACCTCACGGATTCGGAGAAGCGCGGCAAGTGGCTCGCCGCGGGGGAGATGGAGCTGCGCGTGGGGGGACGCGTCGAGCTGCGCTTCTTCCACTCCGGGCTGTCCCATGAGCCCGTGCCCGAGCGCTATGCCGTCATGCGAGAGGGGCACGTTCATACGGGTCGCGTCACGCGCTGCGAGCCGCCCTACCTGCTGGCCTACACCTGGGCCGAGCAGACGGGCGCTCCGTCCGAGGTCACCTTCGAGTTGAGTGCCCGGGGTGAGGAGGTGGTGCTCGTGCTCACGCATCGCCGGCTCGCCACTCGTGCCGACCGGGTCAGCGTCGCCAGTGGATGGGATGCGCATCTGGGGATTCTGGAGGATGTGCTCACGGGGCGAGCGCCTCGGGGGTTCTGGTCCACGCATGCGCGGCGTGAGGCGGAGTACGAGGAGCGGCTTCCGCGCGACTGA